Proteins encoded within one genomic window of uncultured Draconibacterium sp.:
- a CDS encoding ribulokinase, whose product MAKYTIGLDYGSDSVRSLIVNVETGEEVASVVFEYPRWKKGEYCDAPNNQFRQHPKDYLEGLEYTIVEALKQAPEGVAENVVGISVDTTGSTPVAVDEKGTPLALTPGFEENPNAMFVLWKDHTAVKEAAEINELAKKSDIDFTKYEGGIYSSEWFWAKLLHVTREDAGVYRAAYSWVEHCDWIPAVLTGNTNPKTLKRSRCAAGHKAMWHEAFGGLPSEEFLTELDPMLSGLKDRLFKETYTCDVSAGTLSEEWAKRLGLSTNVVIGVGAFDAHLGAVGAQIEPYHLSKVMGTSTCDMLIAPLEEVGDKLVGGICGQVDGSIVPGMLGLEAGQSAFGDIYAWFRRLLEWPMQNILADSDLIDEATKKKLIDETSGKIIAKLSQEAEKIPIAESGIVALDWMNGRRTPDANQALKGAIIGLNLGSDAPRIFRALVEATAFGSKAINDRFIYEGIRIDGVIALGGVAKKSKLVMQIVADVLDMPIKVARSEQACALGTAMAAAVAAGVYENLGEAQAKMGGGFEMEYHPIPENVEKYKDLYEKYNRLGKFIEFDLNK is encoded by the coding sequence ATGGCAAAATATACAATTGGACTGGATTATGGTTCTGATTCGGTTCGTTCATTAATCGTAAACGTAGAGACCGGCGAAGAGGTAGCAAGCGTAGTGTTTGAATACCCTCGTTGGAAAAAAGGAGAATATTGCGATGCGCCAAACAACCAGTTTCGTCAGCATCCGAAAGATTATTTAGAAGGTTTGGAATACACCATTGTTGAGGCGCTGAAACAAGCTCCTGAAGGTGTGGCCGAAAATGTTGTGGGTATTTCTGTTGATACCACCGGATCGACTCCGGTAGCGGTTGACGAAAAAGGTACACCACTGGCATTAACTCCCGGTTTTGAAGAAAATCCAAATGCGATGTTCGTACTTTGGAAAGACCATACTGCGGTAAAAGAAGCTGCAGAAATTAACGAATTGGCTAAAAAATCGGATATCGATTTCACGAAATACGAAGGTGGAATTTATTCATCAGAGTGGTTTTGGGCCAAGTTATTGCATGTAACGCGCGAAGATGCAGGTGTTTACCGTGCAGCTTATTCGTGGGTAGAGCACTGCGACTGGATTCCGGCAGTTCTTACCGGAAATACAAATCCAAAAACATTAAAAAGAAGCCGTTGTGCAGCGGGTCATAAAGCCATGTGGCACGAAGCTTTTGGTGGTTTGCCATCAGAAGAATTCCTTACAGAGCTTGACCCGATGTTGAGTGGATTGAAAGACCGTTTGTTTAAAGAAACATATACCTGCGATGTATCGGCAGGAACATTGAGCGAAGAATGGGCGAAGAGACTGGGCTTATCAACAAATGTGGTAATTGGGGTAGGAGCTTTTGATGCTCACCTTGGTGCCGTTGGTGCGCAAATCGAGCCTTATCACTTGTCGAAAGTTATGGGTACATCAACCTGCGATATGTTGATTGCGCCGCTTGAAGAAGTGGGCGATAAACTGGTTGGTGGTATTTGTGGTCAGGTTGACGGATCGATCGTTCCGGGAATGTTAGGTCTTGAAGCCGGTCAGTCGGCATTTGGCGATATTTACGCCTGGTTCCGTCGTCTACTGGAATGGCCAATGCAAAATATCTTGGCTGATTCTGATTTGATCGACGAGGCGACCAAGAAAAAACTGATCGATGAAACTTCAGGAAAGATCATAGCGAAATTAAGCCAGGAAGCAGAAAAAATTCCTATCGCCGAAAGTGGAATCGTTGCACTCGACTGGATGAACGGTCGTCGTACTCCGGATGCTAACCAGGCATTAAAAGGAGCGATAATTGGTTTGAACCTGGGATCGGATGCACCACGTATTTTCCGTGCATTGGTTGAAGCAACTGCTTTTGGTTCAAAAGCCATTAACGACCGCTTTATTTATGAAGGAATCCGCATCGACGGTGTAATTGCACTGGGTGGTGTGGCTAAAAAATCGAAACTGGTAATGCAAATTGTTGCCGACGTACTGGATATGCCGATTAAAGTGGCTCGCTCGGAGCAGGCTTGTGCATTAGGTACAGCAATGGCTGCAGCAGTTGCAGCCGGTGTTTACGAAAACCTTGGCGAAGCTCAGGCAAAAATGGGTGGCGGTTTCGAAATGGAATATCATCCAATTCCTGAAAATGTAGAGAAATACAAAGACCTGTACGAGAAATACAATAGACTGGGTAAGTTTATTGAGTTCGATTTGAATAAATAA
- the araD gene encoding L-ribulose-5-phosphate 4-epimerase, with product MLEQLKEEVFKANLELVELDLVIFTWGNVSAIDREKGLVVIKPSGVSYEDMKASDMVVVDLEGNVVEGNLKPSSDTATHLVLYKAFEGISGVVHTHSAWATSWAQAGRSIPALGTTHADYFYGAIPCTRKLTEEEVTTAYEVETGNVIVETFEGLDPVAIPGVLVNNHGPFSWGTSAHNAVHNAKVMEEVAKMAHTALQLTPGAEIDQFLLDKHYLRKHGKNAYYGQ from the coding sequence ATGCTTGAACAATTAAAAGAAGAAGTTTTTAAAGCGAACCTGGAACTGGTTGAACTCGACCTGGTAATTTTTACCTGGGGAAATGTGAGTGCTATCGATCGCGAAAAAGGTTTGGTGGTAATTAAGCCAAGCGGTGTTTCGTACGAAGATATGAAAGCCAGCGATATGGTAGTAGTTGACTTGGAAGGAAACGTGGTTGAAGGAAACCTGAAACCATCGAGCGACACCGCAACTCACCTGGTGCTTTACAAAGCTTTTGAAGGAATATCGGGAGTTGTGCATACGCACTCGGCTTGGGCAACAAGCTGGGCGCAGGCCGGACGAAGCATTCCTGCTTTGGGAACAACACATGCCGATTATTTTTACGGTGCAATTCCTTGTACTCGTAAATTAACAGAGGAGGAGGTAACTACTGCATACGAAGTGGAAACCGGAAACGTAATTGTGGAAACTTTCGAGGGACTTGATCCGGTTGCAATTCCGGGAGTTCTGGTAAATAATCACGGTCCGTTTTCATGGGGAACAAGTGCACACAATGCCGTTCATAATGCAAAAGTTATGGAAGAAGTGGCAAAAATGGCACACACTGCATTGCAGTTAACTCCGGGAGCTGAGATCGATCAATTCTTATTAGATAAGCATTACCTGCGCAAGCACGGTAAAAATGCATACTACGGACAGTAA